The segment TGCGTGGAGAGGTTCCTGATCCGCTTCAGCATCACCCCGAGCCGGTTGTCGGTGAGGGTGTTGTCGGCGACGACCGTCCCGAGGCTGTCGTTGGCCGCGGCCTCGTGCCCGACGATGTTCGTCAGCATGATGCCCGCGTCCTTGTTCTCCCGTGCGGTGTTGCCGCGGAAGACGGCCCGGGTGGACTTCTCCTGCCCCAGCCCCCAGGTGCCGTTCTTCTCGGCGGTCACCTCCCGGACGGTGAGCCGGTCGGTCCGGGACGCCCACAGGCCGCCCTTGGCGAACCCGGAGAGCGTCAGGGAGCGGATCGTCACCCCGGTGACGTCGGCGCTCTCCGTACCGGTGACACAGATCCCGTTGCCCGCCTTCGCACAGGCGCTCTCGGCCCGGTGCTTCGTCTCCGCGGCGGCCGGGGGCGCGATCACGGTGCCGGGGCCCGAGCCGCGCAGGGTGATACCGGAGGTGGTGATCTCCACGCTTTCGCGGTACGTCCCCGGGGACACCAGGATCACATCGCCCGGCGCGGCGGCGTCCACCGCGGCCTGGACGGACTCACCGGGGTGGACGGTGTGGCGGCCGCCGTGGTGCGCGGGCGCGGCGGCGACCCCGGCGGCGACCGCGGCGGCCGCGACGGCCAGCGCACCCGCGCGGCGCCGATACTGACGGTATGAATGGTGGCTTTTGTGATGATTGCTCATATGGTGAAGCTAGGGGCGTTCCCCGGCACCTGCCACACGGAGTGACCCGAAGGCTCCCCGGTGTGCTGCGACCGGGTTGTTTCCGTGGATCCGGTGGACCGTCCCCCGATCGGCCCCGACAGGCTGCGGGACCGGCACCCCGGCGATGATCATGAGGCCATGAGGATCTATGTGACCGGCGTCTTCGTCGACGACCAGGACAAGGCCCTGAGCTTCTACACCGACATCCTGGGCTTCGTGAAGAAGACCGAGATCCCTCTGGGCGCCGCCCGCTGGCTGACCGTCGTCTCCCCGGAGGACCCGGACGGCACCGAACTGCTCCTGGAGCCCGACGGCCACCCCGCGGTGAAGCCGTACACGACCGCCCTGGTCCGCGACGGCATCCCGGCCGCGTCCTTCGCCGTGACCGACGTCCGCGCCGAGTACGACCGGCTGCGCGCCCTCGGGGTGCGTTTCACCCAGGAGCCGACGGCCATGGGCCCCGTCACCACGGCGATCCTGGACGACACCTGCGGCAATCTGATCCAGCTGATGCACACCGACTGAGTTGGTGCGTAGCGGACAGGCCGAATAGGGGATTCGCTCCGTCCCGGCCGGCTGCCGGGGCGGAGCGAAGGGGGGTCGTACGGGGTCGGGCTCAGCGGGTGTTTGCGAGGCGGCGCCGGTAGAGCACGGCGGCTCCGCCCGCGAGGGCGAGTGCCGTGCCGGAACCGCCGGCAAGGAGCAGAGGGGAGGGCGAGGGGCCCTCCGCCGGGTGCCGGAGGTCGTAGCCGCTGGAGTAGCCCGTGGTGTCGTACTCCGAGCCGGGGAGTTTGTCGGCGTAGCGGGCCTTGACCAGTTTCTGGTAGTCGCTGAGCGATACCGACGCCTGGCCGCCCAGTCCTTCCCGGGCCTGTTCGTTGAGCGGCTCGACGGTGGAGAGTTTGAGCTGGTACCAGCCCCGGATCTGCGGTTCGGTGAAGACCAGTGTGCCCAAGGTGGCCTTGCCGGCGTAGACGGCGTCGCTGTCGCCGTCGCGCACGCCCGCCAGGTGCCAGCCGCCGCCCTGGGTGGGGGCGAGCATGACGGTGGCGTTGCGGCCGTTGACGGTGGTGCTCAGCGAGGACACCAGCTGCGTCAGCTTGACCGCCTCGGTGGGCAGCGGCCGGGCGGTGCCCGCGACGAACTCGGGGGTGATCTCGTTCCGCGCCACCGGGTCCTTGATCGTGAAGACCGGGAGGTCCTGGCAGGGCTCGGCCGTTTCGGGGATCATCTGCACCGGCTCGCCGGCGTTGCCGGTGGGCAGCGGAGTGCGCAGGAAGCGGCAGACGGCGTTGCGGACATCGGTGGATTTCACGGCGCTGAGGGCGGCCTGGTAGTCGGGGATGTCGGCCGGGAGAGGGTCCTTCGCCGGGGCCGCGTGCGTCGGACCCACGACGGACAGCAACGCGGACGCACTCACGGCGAGGACGAGGGACAGACGGGAGAACCGGGAGGCTACCCGCTTGCTGGACTTCTTGGTGTCGCTGGTGTCGCGCATGTCGCCTGCCTTAGCGGGAGATCCCGATGCGGGAGTGGGTCCACTTGGACGAGCTGTTGCTCACGTAGTCGTTGTAGTTCCACCAGGTGTACGTGGTGGTGTCCGGCCATGGGTCGGCCACGGCGATCGTGTTGTTCGACGTGTCGAAGCCGTAGACCACGTTCATATGGCCGCCACCGGACGACCAGCCGATGCGGGCACCGATCGGCCGGGCCGCCTTGACGTCGGTGTACACCTGGTTGAACGTGGCCGCGCTGCTCAGGCCCGAGCCGGTGTGGGTCAGGCCCAGGCTGCTCCAGCCCTTGGCCATATCGTCGAGCGTGGCGGGCTGGTTGTTGCAGCCGTAGTAGGGCTGAGCCCGGTTGCAGAAGTCCGTCTGGGTGGAGCCGAAGCCCTGGAACTTGGCAATGGTCAGCCCGGAGGCGACCCAGCACCACTGGGTCTTCTCCTGCTTCAGCATGGTGATGGTGTCCTGACCCGCTTCCGCGTGGGCCGTGCCTCCCGCGGACGCGAGTGATCCCAAGGCGGCCAGCGCGATGGCCGACGCCGTGGTTCCGTACCTGAACCTGCCCATTTTCCTGCCTTCCCCTGATGGGTGCAACGAGATGAACGGGGCAATCTGGCAGATATATGACAACGCATCATGTTTGCGGGCAGATGCAAGACTTGCGGGTCGGTACCCCCTACTGATTACTCATCGGACAATCGTGCGAATCGGCCGCTTGCGGCTCATCTCTTCCTGCCGAAGCGGGCCTCGCCGGCCTCCATGCCTGTTCGTACGGACCAAGGCCGCGATGTGCCGAAGCCGAGCGGCCATCACAGCCGGGGCGCCCACTCCGTCCGAAGCACGGTTTCGTGAAGCCGGGAGATTTTCGCGGACGATCGCGGCGGTGACGGGGCCACCCATGGGCAGGCGTGAGGCGCCACTCCGTCAGGTGCGGACCGCACTGCACTCCGAGAGCGCGGTCGAACGGTTGTCCCGTCGGACACTTTCGGGTGGAGTCTTGGTCCTCACCCTGGTTCGGACTGCGTCTTCCTCTGAAGATCTCACCAGGAGTCACTCACGTGACCGCCTTCGTGCGCTGTGGGCGGCCCTCGTCGGCAAGGAGTGGGATTCATGACGAATCGCTTCGCACGGACGGTGCGCGGTGTGCGCCTGATCGCGGTGGCGTTGGCAACGGTCGCGGGGACGGCGCTGTTCGCGGCACCGTCGGCCAGCCCGGCGGAGAACTGCGGGACCCATCAGGTCTGTGTGTGGGACCAGGACGACAACCAGGGGCAGATCATCCGGTTCGACGCGCCGACGGACGGCACCTGTATCTCCGCCACGCAGACATGGCCGGACGGGACCACCGCGGCCGTGCGTAGCGTCTACAACCAGCTCGACACCGGCTCGGTCGCCCAGCTGACCCCCTCCGACTGCTCGGGGGAGACCATCGGAGAGGTTCTGGGGCACAAGACCGGCGCGAACACCCAGGACGTGGGGTCCTTCCGGGTGTTCCGGGGCTGTGCCCCCGGGAACGTCTGCTTCTGGGCGAACGGTGACTTCACCGGCGAGATGGCGACCAAGCCGTGGGCCAATTTCTGCCAGAACACCAGGGGGATCACCGCCACGGCCGTCTACAACAACAGCGGCAGCACCATCAATCTCTATGCGGGAAACTTCTGCCTGGGCGCCAACTGGCTCCGGACCATCGAGACGGGCAAAGCCGCCCCGCTGAGTGAATGGGTGGGCCGCTGGAACCTCGCCTGACCCGGAGCACTTGGCGCTACGCGTCCCCCTGGACCCCCTGTACGGCGGATCCGGCGTGCGGCGCGGCGGGCAGGACCCGTCCCTTCGAGGCCGCCCCGCCCCGGGTGGCCGGGCCAGAGTCAGTAGGGCGGTGGCCCACAGCATCGCCTTCGTGGAAGGTGCCCTTGTCCAGGGCACCTTCTACGACCTGGGGGGAGTGGGTCTACCTCCTGGAGAACGGCTTCGCCGCTACGTGGTTCTTCGGCTACCGCTCGGTGCCGGAGATGGCCCCTTTCGTCGGTGAGGAGATCATCTGCCTCACCCTGAACCGCCATGACGCCCCCGCGTTGATCCTCCACGCACCCGGTGACGGACGGACGTGGCAGACAGAGTTCGGTGACAGCACGGACCGGTCTCCGGACCTGGACGACGCGCTGCGGGCAGCAGGGGCCGTCTTTCCGTCCCTCACCGACGGCGTCTCGACCGAAGACGACCGAACCACCGTGGAAGAAGGACTGCTCCCGCTGGCGCTGCTCCCCATGCCAGTGGTCTGACCGGATGGCCGATGTGGCCCCTCCGTTCGCGTCAGTGGGCTGACAGGCACCGGCTGCCCGGGCTGCGGGACGCTACGGGGGCGGGCGTCGTACGGTGCGCCCATAACCACGATGGTCTCGCTGGGGCCACAGGCGCAAGCCGACCCCCACCCCAGGAATACTCCGCCCGCCTCCGCGGACACGCTGAGGGACTGTCTCCTTGACAGGCTATGGGCGCCATTCCTGGCGGTAGGCGGGGTGCTCGGCGTATGACTGGGCAAGGACTCGCAGCGCGTATGCCACACCGGTCGAGCGGGAGTCCGAGGGGTCCATGGCCTTGTACTCGTTCGCCAGTTGCTCGGTCGGGTCGAGCGTGGGGAGATGGCTGTCGAGAAGAGCCTCGCCGCCCAGGTTGCGGCCACGTTAGGCGTAGGCGTGGTTGTCGTCCGTGATGCGTGCGACGAGGAACTTCACAAGGTCGTCCGTGCGCAGCGCGGAGCGCGAGTCGGGGAGTGTCCGGACGAGGTGCCGGCAGACCAGGGCGTTGAACTGCCGGTTGCCCATGTGCGGCTCGGCGGCGTCTCCGGCAGCGCGACGCCGTACACCGGCTGATCACCGTGGACGGGGAAGATCAGACCTGCGCGAACAGTCTCCTGGCCCGAACGCCGACGTTGCCAGCCCGGTCGTAGTCGAAGACGCTGCCCGCACCACGGGGTACGACGGAACCTTCACCGGCATGTATCTCAACGAGCCCCCGGAGTGTGGGGAAAACGCCATGACCTGGGAGAACGCATGATCTAGGATCCCGAAAATGAGCACCGAATCGCTGTATCTCACGGTCCTCGGGTGTGCGACGCCGTACCCGAGTCCGGACAACCCGTGCTCCGGCTATCTGGTGTCGAGCGGCTCCACCCGCATCTGGGTGGACGCCGGGAGCGGCACCCTCGGACCGCTCCAGCGCCATGTACGGCTGGACGAACTCGACGCCATCTGGATCTCGCACCTGCACGCCGACCACAGCGCGGACCTCCTCACCGCGTACTACGGCGCCCTGTTCGCGGACATCCGCCTGCCGGGACCGATCCCCCTCTACGGTCCCGCAGGCATCGCCGACCGGCTGGCGGACTACCTCACCAACTCACCGGTTCGCAGCCCCGTCGAATCCGCCTTCCAGATCACCGAACTGCACGACGGGCACCGGGCGACCGTCGGCTCGCTCCGGCTCACCAGCCGGGCCGTTTCCCACGGCATGCCCGCCTTCGCCGTCCGCATCGAGGCGGCGGGGGCGTCGCTGGTGTACTCGGGGGACACCGCACCGTGCCCCGCGCTCACCGAACTGGCCGAGGGAAGCGACGTACTGCTGTGCGAGGCTGAAAGCGCACAGGCACCGACCGAGGGCGAACAAGTCCACCACACACCCGAAGACACCGGCGACACCGCCCGTGCGGCCGGGGTGGGGCGGCTCATCGTCACCCACGTCGGCCGATTCCTCACCCCCCGACAAGCGGTGAACCGTGCCGCGGCCCGGTTCGACGGCCCCGTCGACTACGCCGAGCCCGGCACCACCTTCGAGATCGGTCCCGCCGTCACACCCACCGTGGTGCGGCCAGCCGACTGACAGCGTTCGAGGCAGCCCCAACGGACACCACTCGGACGCGACCCGGGGGTTCGGCGAAAGAGAGTCTCGTGCCCAGACATTCCGTGCGACGAACCATCGTGCTTCTCGGCACCGCGGCCGCGCGCCGGCTCAGGTGAACGCGGTGGGGAGGCGCAGCGGTTCGGATCGTCGGGCGCCGGGTCTGCGGACTTGGACGACGCGCTGCGGGCGGCAGGGGCCGCCCGAGGATCCGGGGGAGTGGGGGTCAGACGGCCGGGGGCCGAGGGTGGGTTTGGTTGCGGCGCAAGAGGGCGGCGCCGAGGGGGGTGAGGGTGTGCAGCACGGTGACCGCATGGCGGTGACTGTCGATGATGCCCGCTTCGCGGAGGGCTCTGGTGTGGAGGCTGATGGAGCCGGCCGACAGACCCGTGGCCCGGATGAGTTCGGTTGAGGTCGCGCCTGATGCGCATGCGGCGAGGATGCCGGCGCGGCTGCGCCCGATCAGTTTCCCGAGGGCTGGACGGGTCTCCGCGGAAGGGGGTGTCTGTGCGCGCGGGTGCAGCACGGGGTAGACGAGTACCTGTGGCAACCGAGGGTCGGCGATGGTGACCGGACTGTGCCAGCAGAAGTAGGACGGGATCAAGGTCAGGCCCCGTCCGTCCAGGTACACGTCGCCACTCCTGGTGTGGTGCAGGAGTTCCAGCACCGGGGGCCGCCATCTCATGGCGGGGGCGAGGCTGGTGAGCAGACCGTCGATTCCACCGTCGAGCATGGCCCGGGTCCGTAAGGTGTGTTCGCTGCCCAGGCGTGAGGCGATGTGCTCGGTGTACGGGGCGATTGCCGCGGAGTGGTAGGTGTGCAGGGCATGGACCAGTGCGGTCCGACCTTCGGCGTCGGCCAGTCGGCGTAGCCGGGCCTGGCGGCTGTCGGTGCCGACGAGACGGTCGAGCTCCGAGACGGCCCGGGTTCGTGGGGTCGCCAAGATGGCTTCCAGCCCGGCCTGGAGGCCTTCGGAGGCTTCCGGCGGGGTGAGGAAATCCGGGAAGTATCTGGCCCGGGGGAGGGCCGGCAGCAGCAGGGTGCGAACGAGCGGGCCGAGGCCGCGCTCGGTCAGGCGTCGCGTGGTGACGCGATGCCACTCCGCGAAGGCCCAGCGGCCCCGGCGGGTCTGCAGGCGGTGCAGGCTGAGGACGGTCTCCCACAGCGGGTCAGGACTGGATGCCCTCCGCGTCCGGGCGAGATCCGACTCCGTGAAATGTATGCGGAGCATCTCATTCCCCCCCTGCGGCCTGCGCTGTTTTATTCCGCTAAAAGAGTGTGTCGCGCGTGCTGGAGCCCTGCCAAGCTGCGTGCGGCCCCGGTGGGGGCCGCCCCTTCCGGGTCGGCGCCGGGGTGGCGGGGTCCGGAGCCGCCTGCCGACTCTGACCGGCCGTATTCCGGCCGGCCCGAATGCCGTTGTCGCCCATAGGGCTCATCTGCGCGATTCACGTCAGGAACCGTCATTACCGGAGCAAAGGAGATCCAAGTGATCGGAAACGTACGATCCAAGATGGCCAAGACCGGGGCTGCGGCCCTGCTCATGACAGGTGCCTTCGCCACACCGGCCCTGGCCCAGACCGATCCCAACGCCGCCGAAATCGCCGCCCTCGTGGCCGGCAGGGAGGACTGCCCGCCGCGGTACGCCTGTCTGTGGGTCCACGCGAACTGGAGCGGGTCGCGGTGGCAGGGCCAGGACAACAACCCGACCCTCCCGTCATTTATCGACATGAAGGCCTCGTCCACGTACAACAACGGCATCAACTGCCCCGTTCACTTCGACACCGTCAGGGGGTACGGCGGCCACGTCATGGCCGAGGGGCTGGGCAGCTACCGTCAGAACCTGGCGCTCAACCCGATACCGAACGGGAACGGCCCCCACGACAACTTCAATGACCGGTTCAGGTCGATGTACTGGTGCAGTCGCTGACATGCGTCCCGCCACCGTCAAAGCCACCCTGTTGGTGTTGATGGCCGGCCTGCTCTCCGGCTGCGGCAGCTCGCAGCCGGAGGGTACGCGGGTACCTGACCACCTCGACCGGAGCACAGTGGACATGGTCACCAACACCGGGGACTACCCGGCTCGGCAGTACCAGGTGGCGCTGGTCGACCTTGCGCTGACCCGGAAGTGCATGCGGGACGCCGGGATCCCGTGGAAAGGCGGCGTCCACCGGCCCCATCCGGACGCCGACGAGGGCGGCGGGGTCGGCGCCGACTGGGTCCGGCAGCATGGGTACGGTCTGTCCGAGGCCAAGCCGTCCGACGGGCAGAACGGGCAGAACGGGCAAGCCGGCGACAGCGACCATCCACGGCTGCGCGAAACCCTCCTCGGTCCGCCCACCGCACTCGCCAAGCTGACCGCCCCGGGCGGCATCGTCTACTGGTACCCGAAGCAGGGCTGTGCGGCGAAAGCCCACGCCTCCGTGTACGGCGACCTCGACACCTGGGCACGGATCACGTACCTGCCGCAGGAGATCGGCCTCGGCCTGTTCGGGAAGGCGACCTCCGACCGGCGTTACCGGGCCGCGCTCGGGCGCTGGCGGACGTGTATGAGCCAGTACGGGTACACCTACGATTCGCCGTCCAGCATCGCCTCGGCCCTGAGCAAGGCATTCGAGTACTCCTCCGAGCCGCTGGATCGGCGCCGGAAGAAGGAGATCACCATCGCGGTACAGGACCTGGGCTGTAACCAGCAGGTCGGGCTTTCCAGGACCGGGCTGCGGCTGCGGCGGGAGTTCGCGCGCACCATCGAGCCGCGGCAACGTGCGGAGATGACCCGGCTGTCCGGCCTGTTCACCGAGGCCGAGCAGCGCAGCAGGATCCTCTCCCGCTGACCGTCCCCGCTGACGTGCGCGGTCCGTGATCCGGTAGGAGAGACGGTCATCCGGCCGTGCCGCCGGTCACCAGTGACAACGGCCCGATGCCGGTGGCCCGGGCACCGACGCCGAACGAGCGGCCGGGGCGGGCCGGGTTCAGGGGCGGTGGCGGTGTTCCGCCGCGGCGGTCAGGTCGCGGCAGAAGTCGCCGAAGCCGAGTCCGGCGGCGTCCAGGGCCATGGGGTATGTACTCGTCAGTGTCATCCCGGGTGCGACGTTCGTCTCCAGTACCACCACCTCTCCGTGGGGGGTGACGATCGCGTCCGTACGGGACAGATCCCGCAGTCCCAGCGCCCGGTGGGCGGTGACCGCGACCCGCGCGGCCTCCTCGGCCGCCGCCGCGGAGATCCGTGCCGGGCGGTGGAACTCGACGGCGCCCGGGGTGTAGCGGGCGGTGTAGTCGTACAGCCCCTCCGCCGCGATCTCGACCGGAGGGAGCGCGAAGGGGCCCTCGCCCAGGTCGCCGACCCCGATGGCGATCTCGGTGCCGGTCACGAGGCGTTCGATCAGGGCCTCGTCGTGGTAGGCGAAGCACGCCATCAGCGCTTCCGGGAGCTGCTCGGCCGTATCGACCCGGCTCACCCCGAACGCCGAGCCGCCCGCCCGTGGTTTCACGAACAGCGGCAGCCCCAGCCTCTCGGTGATCCGCCCGGTGAGCGCGGCGGCCCCCAGATCGTGGAACGCCTCCTTCGGCAGGGTCACCGACGCGGGCGTGACCAGTCCGGCCCGCGCGAACACCTCCTTCGCGACCGCCTTGTCGAACGCGGCCCGGCACGCCCCCGGCCGGGCACCCACATACGGGACCCCGGCCAGCTCCAGGATCTCCTTGATGGTGCCGTCCTCGCCCGCGGTGCCGTGCAGTACGGGGAAGACCACGGCGCCGGAGGCGTCGGCGAGGCCCGGCAGCAGGTCCGTGCCCACGTCCCGCAGGTCGACTTCGACGCCGACGCGGCGCAGTGCGTCGGCGATCCGGGCGCCGGACTTCTGGGACACCTCGCGCTCGGGCGAGAGCCCGCCCGCGATGACGACGACCCGCAGATCGGTCATTCCTTCTTCTCCCTCGGTGCTCGTCATGCCTGGTCGGGGCCGGGGGCCTGGGGGCCGGTGCTGTCGGCGCGGGCCGAGGTGCCGAAGGTGTCCCGCAGCCGCAACTCCGCCCCGATCACATCCGCCAGACGCCGCACCCCGTCGTTGATCCGTTCCGGCGGCGGGTAACAGTACGACAGCCGCATGGCCCGGCGTCCGCCGCCGTCCGCGTAGAACCCGGTACCGGGCACATACGCCACCCTCGACTGAATCGCCCTCGGAAGCATCGCCTTGGAGTCCAGCCCCTCCGGCAGCGTCACCCACACGAAGAACCCGCCCCCGGGCCGGGTCCACGAGACCGCGGGCGGCATGTACTTCTCCAGCGCGTCGAGCATCGCGCCCCGCCGCTCCCGGTACATCTCCCGGAAGTCCTCCAACTGGGTCCGCCACGGCTGGGTGCGCAGATACCGGTCGACCGCGAGCTGGTTGAAGACCGCGTGCGAGAGCATCGCGCTCTCGGCGGCCAGCACCAGCTTCTCCCGTACGGCCGCCGGGGCCAGTGCCCAGCCGACCCGCAGACCGGGCGCCAGCGTTTTCGAGAACGAGCCGAGATAGATCACATCGGCGGGGGCGTCCGCGCGCAGGGCCCGCATCGGCTTCTCCGCGTCCAAGTGCAGCAGTCCGTACGGGTTGTCCTCCACGACGAGGACCCCGGCCCGCCGGCACACCTCCAGCACCCGGGGCCGGCGCTCCTCGGAGAGCGTGACCCCGGCCGGATTCTGGAAAGTGGGCACGGTGTAGAAGAGCTTCGCGGGCCGCCCCTCCCGGGCCAGCCGGGCAAAGGTCTCCGCCAGCGCCTCCGGCACCACCCCGGCCTCGTCCATGGCCACATGCACGATATTCGCCTGGTAGGCGGCGAAGACACCGATCGCGGTGACATAGGTGGGGGCCTCGGTCACCACCGTGTCCCCGGGGTCGACGAACACCCGGGTCACCAGATCGAGGGCCTGCTGCGAGCCGACCGTCACCACGACATCGTCCGGATGCCCGTCGATGCCCTCGGCCGCCATCACCCGGCAGATGGTCTCCCGCAGCCCCGGGTCGCCCTGCGCGGACCCGTACTGCAACGCCACCGGCCCCCGCTCCGCGACCAGTTCCGCCATCAGCGCGCCGACCGCGTCCATCGGCAGCGCCGCGACGTTCGGCATCCCGCCCGCCAGCGATACGATCTCCGGCCGCGCCGCGACCGCGAACAGCGCCCGCACCTCCGAGGCGACCATTCCCGCCGCCCGCGCCGCATAGCTCCCGCGCCACGGATCGACCCGCGAACCCGACCGGGAAGGCTCATCAGACTGCATCGGCACGCTCCTGTCCGTCACCGTCCAAGGTCACCGACACTACCGAGCGCGCGTGATCACCGGGCGGCATTCCGCGAGGCCGCACCCGCCGGGCGAGGCCGCCGCGGGCCGGACGCGGGTCACGGCCGGTAAATGGCTGGCGCGCCGCCGCGGGGCGGGTCTACTCTTCGTCGAGTTCCGCCGGGAGGGCCGCGTGCCACACCCGGCCGGTCGGTTCGCTGTTCGGTTCGTTGTTCGGTTCGTAGAGGAAGCAGGAGGTGAGGACAGTGATGACGGTCACGGTATCGGGCGCTGCCCGCACTCAGGAGTTCATCCATTCCACCCCTGTGGCCTCCGGCTGACACCCACCCGATTTCCGCGCGCCGAGCGCGCCGCCGGGGCCACCCTCTGAAGGGTTTCCCCATCTTGTCCAGCAGTCTGCTCGACTCTTCTTCCGATGCCCACCACGATGTTCTCGCCTCCTACGGCTGGGACACCGGCTGGGACGCGGACTTCGCCCCGTACGCCGCCGAAGGTCTCCTCGCCGGCCGGGTCGTGCGCGTCGACCGCGGTCAGTGCGATGTCGTGACCGCCGACGGGGTCGTCCGCGCCGATACGGCGTTCGTCACGCCCCATGACCCGCTGCGGGTCATCTGCACCGGCGACTGGGCCGTCCTCGAACCGCCCGGCGGCGACCCGCGGTACGTCCGGACCTACCTCCCGCGCCGTACCGCCTTCGTCCGCTCCACCTCGTCCAAGCGCTCCGAGGGGCAGATCCTCGCCGCCAACGTGGACACCGCGATCATCGCCGTATCGCTCGCGGTGGAGCTCGACCTCGGGCGGGTCGAGCGCTTCCTCGCACTGGCCTGGGAGAGCGGGGCGGCCCCGGTCGTCGTGCTCACCAAGTGCGATCTCGTACCGGACGCGACCGGGCTCGGATACCTCGTCTCCGATGTCGAGGCCGTCGCGCCCGGCGCGCAGGTCCTGCCGGTCAGTTCCCACACGGGGGAGGGCCTGGAGGTGCTCGCCGCCGTCGTCGCGGGCGGTACCAGCGTGCTGCTCGGTGTCTCCGGCGCCGGGAAGTCCACCCTCGCCAATGCCCTCGTCGGTGACGACAGCATGCATGTCGAGGCCGTCCGTGAGGTGGACGGCAAGGGCCGGCACACCACCACGACCCGCAATCTGCTGCCGCTGCCCGGCGGCGGTGTGCTCATGGACACGCCCGGACTGCGGGGCGTCGGCATGTTCGACGCGACCACCGGAGTCAACCAGGTCTTCGCGGAGATCGAGGCGCTGGCCGCCGACTGCCGTTTCCACGACTGCGCCCACCAGGCCGAACCGGGGTGCGCGGTGCTCGCCGCCGTCGACGCGGGGACGCTGTCGGAGCGGCGGCTGGACAGCTTCCGCAAGCTCGTGCGGGAGAACCGGTACATCGTGGCGAAGACCGACGCGCGGGCGCG is part of the Streptomyces qinzhouensis genome and harbors:
- the rsgA gene encoding ribosome small subunit-dependent GTPase A codes for the protein MSSSLLDSSSDAHHDVLASYGWDTGWDADFAPYAAEGLLAGRVVRVDRGQCDVVTADGVVRADTAFVTPHDPLRVICTGDWAVLEPPGGDPRYVRTYLPRRTAFVRSTSSKRSEGQILAANVDTAIIAVSLAVELDLGRVERFLALAWESGAAPVVVLTKCDLVPDATGLGYLVSDVEAVAPGAQVLPVSSHTGEGLEVLAAVVAGGTSVLLGVSGAGKSTLANALVGDDSMHVEAVREVDGKGRHTTTTRNLLPLPGGGVLMDTPGLRGVGMFDATTGVNQVFAEIEALAADCRFHDCAHQAEPGCAVLAAVDAGTLSERRLDSFRKLVRENRYIVAKTDARARAELRREWRLRGAEGRAAMEAKRGRQGR